The following proteins come from a genomic window of Liolophura sinensis isolate JHLJ2023 chromosome 13, CUHK_Ljap_v2, whole genome shotgun sequence:
- the LOC135480473 gene encoding uncharacterized protein LOC135480473 has product MRFTVTSLRYESSGPQFFGSVGEERRNEWDEDQSSSSSNRDDEEPWTPSPPASPILIIPNTPSPPPDGEGRNLRPCPCLRCMGRRAGWQVEIGRGNYGNRLQEITTTNNNNNTPETPRLTQTRMERFTTRRAPVGRGIGRELPRQLNLDSAGSSNPGRVRSPSPPSLPSPVPTTTPPRSPGWLTARRGRARARLDSERSSTRPTARVPPQPRDTSRDRREDENRLPSPLAQALPSTPTREVGVVRAHPNMPLHTAELGNDNYLTSEERNSLVRNVEERLRAQPPLQWFLIPAAVGGIPLTTTPPESTPPPAAPPVAPGPGAVFLTFYST; this is encoded by the exons ATGCG TTTTACCGTTACATCACTACGCTATGAATCATCAGGCCCGCAATTTTTTGGGAGTGTCGGGGAGGAGCGAAGGAATGAATGGGATGAAGACCAGTCTTCTTCTTCTTCTAACCGGGATGACGAAGAACCGTGGACACCATCACCCCCAGCCTCTCCAATCCTCATCATCCCGAATACGCCGTCACCACCACCCGACGGAGAGGGAAGAAACCTCCGTCCCTGCCCCTGCCTACGGTGTATGGGTAGAAGAGCTGGTTGGCAAGTGGAGATAGGGCGGGGGAATTACGGCAATCGACTCCAGGAGATaaccaccaccaacaacaacaacaacacgccGGAGACACCCCGCCTCACCCAAACACGCATGGAGCGTTTTACAACACGGAGGGCTCCCGTGGGGCGGGGTATTGGTCGGGAACTCCCCCGGCAACTGAATTTGGATTCGGCGGGGAgttcaaacccgggtcgggtaaGATCACCATCACCCCCATCACTCCCATCACCTGTACCAACAACAACCCCACCACGATCACCTGGGTGGTTGACGGCACGCCGGGGTCGGGCCCGAGCACGTCTGGATTCGGAGAGGAGTTCGACCCGCCCTACAGCCCGGGTCCCACCCCAACCACGGGACACCAGCCGTGACCGCCGTGAGGATGAGAACCGGTTACCATCACCCCTAGCCCAGGCTTTGCCTTCTACCCCGACTAGGGAAGTAGGGGTGGTTAGAGCTCACCCCAACATGCCGCTCCACACAGCCGAACTCGGGAATGACAATTACCTAACCAGTGAGGAACGTAACAGCCTAGTTAGAAATGTGGAGGAGCGGTTAAGAGCTCAACCGCCCCTACAATGGTTTCTCATCCCCGCGGCGGTTGGCGGGATACCGTTAACAACCACTCCACCGGAGTCAACACCACCACCAGCAGCACCACCTGTCGCACCTGGACCGGGCGCAG TCTTCCTAACCTTCTACTCCACCTAA
- the LOC135480474 gene encoding uncharacterized protein F54H12.2-like, producing the protein MALPHPECCPSVSSEFDLWTLPPTDTSVREGRWDAYSPIASLSDVGPVEFVITNADADTYLDLANTMLYVKAKILNGDGTAVAADKKVAPTNLWIQSMWRQVDVSLNDKLITPSTNMYPYRAYLETLLSYGKEAKKSQLSAALWYADTPGKFDTMTDTNDGFVDRLECTAESRSVDMLGRLHCDMFLQHRHLLNNVTVRIRLTPAKNSFALMSDEAAPGYKTRLEEVLIFVRKVKITSGVQLGHLKALAKAPAKYPIRRVLTKYFSVPRGHTLINEQNLFLGSLPTRLVVGCVSNKAFDGDYTKNPFRFRHYYTNFVALYVGGRQIPTKPLTPDFENENFIRTYMNLFTHTGKATPSLHDDHQLNLVQKGDLRLEMRFAKPLPETINVVCYAEFSNIIKIDQSRNVLCDFAS; encoded by the coding sequence ATGGCTCTTCCCCACCCCGAGTGCTGCCCGTCCGTCAGCAGtgagtttgatttgtggaccttaccccCGACCGACACCAGCGTTCGAGAAGGCCGCTGGGATGCTTACAGCCCCATCGCCAGCCTGAGTGATGTGGGACCTGTAGAATTTGTCATCACCAACGCTGACGCAgacacttacttggacttggccaacaccatgcTGTACGTGAAAGCAAAAATCCTCAACGGGGACGGGACGGCTGTGGCGGCTGACAAGAAGGTGGCTCCGACTAACCTGTGGATACAATCCATGTGGCGACAGGTagacgtctccctgaacgatAAACTCATCACGccgtccaccaacatgtacccatacCGGGCTTACTTGGAGACATTGTTGTCTTACGGTAAAGAGGCTAAAAAGAGCCAGCTGTCTGCTGCCTTGTGGTATGCGGACACTCCAGGAAAGTTTGACACGATGACTGACACCAACGATGGGTTTGTCGATCGGCTGGAGTGCACGGCTGAaagtcggtcggttgacatgctgggtcGCCTGCATTGTGACATGTTCCTACAACACCGACACCTGCTTAACAACGTCACTGTCCGCATCCGTCTCACCCCGGCTAAGAATTCGTTTGCTTTGATGTCCGATGAAGCCGCTCCCGGCTACAAGACTCGCTTGGAGGAGGTCTTGATCTTTGTGCGCaaagtgaaaatcaccagcggtgtgcaactggggcatttgaaagcCTTGGCCAAAGCTCCTGCCAAGTACCCAATCCGccgcgtgctgaccaagtatttctctgtCCCCAGAGGTCACACCctcatcaatgaacaaaacctatttctgggcagcttaccgacacgtttagtggtgggGTGTGTGAGCAACAAGGCTTTTGACGGGGACTACACTAAAAACCCGTTTCGTTTCCGACACTActacacaaacttcgtcgccttgTACGTTGGCGGTCGTCAGATTCCAACCAAGCCCCTGACACCCGACTTTGAGAACGAGAATTTCATCCgcacgtacatgaacctctttacccacACGGGGAAAGCGACCCCCAGCCTCCACGATGAccaccaactgaacctggtacaaaaaggggatttgcgcctggagatgcggtttgccaaaccactgccggaaaccattaacgtggtgtgctacgctGAATTCAGCAATATCATAAAAATAGACcaaagccgaaacgtgctctgcgacttcgccagttga